A single window of Cytobacillus dafuensis DNA harbors:
- a CDS encoding ATP-binding protein — protein sequence MLEMFKGLIINLLFILILILLINMLLWNKHKTFRYSIQQIYWFIIAAVQIILCLLFSVPTGDGFLYDLRFIPFLLGGFYGGKRVTFSLAIFLLLIRFFIGGDGFWVTLFSTTSAAIIIIILIPHYFKKSFHMKIVIVTIFSFCYSIVGYLVPSFIFGFHDFKAFVIYSVMLTASTFFVSYLLEILREKYILHLEAMKLEKMEIVSHLAASISHEVRNPLTAVIGFLQLIAENTKTTEDNKAYAKYAIEEATRASEIINDYLTFAKPHPEEECKMSIEQEIKKSIDILRPLLLKQNVETNVSFQHTGLIKGDPHKFHQVLLNIIKNSIEAMPNGGSVLINTSEENRNIYISIADTGHGMSAEHVARLGEPYFSLKGQKGTGLGMMVVYKIVESMNGSVEVESEYQTGTTITLIFPKIP from the coding sequence ATGTTGGAAATGTTTAAGGGCTTAATCATAAATCTACTATTTATCCTTATCTTAATATTACTTATCAATATGCTTTTATGGAATAAGCATAAAACCTTTCGATATTCTATTCAGCAAATCTATTGGTTCATCATTGCGGCTGTTCAAATCATTCTATGCCTTCTCTTTTCTGTTCCAACAGGTGATGGTTTTCTTTATGATTTACGATTCATTCCTTTTCTATTAGGTGGGTTTTATGGGGGGAAAAGAGTAACTTTTAGCTTGGCAATTTTTCTGCTTCTTATTCGCTTTTTTATAGGAGGGGATGGATTTTGGGTTACATTATTTTCTACTACTAGTGCTGCCATTATAATCATTATTCTAATTCCCCATTATTTCAAAAAGTCATTTCATATGAAAATTGTCATTGTTACAATATTCTCCTTCTGTTATTCAATCGTGGGTTATTTAGTTCCTTCATTTATTTTTGGGTTCCACGATTTCAAAGCATTTGTTATTTACTCAGTTATGTTAACAGCGTCGACATTTTTTGTTTCATATTTATTAGAGATTCTAAGAGAAAAATACATCCTTCATCTTGAAGCGATGAAATTAGAAAAAATGGAAATCGTTAGTCATCTTGCAGCAAGTATTAGTCATGAAGTTCGAAATCCATTGACTGCTGTTATTGGTTTTTTGCAATTGATAGCTGAAAATACTAAAACAACTGAAGATAATAAAGCCTATGCAAAATACGCAATTGAGGAAGCAACTCGAGCATCTGAAATCATTAATGATTACTTGACATTTGCCAAACCACACCCAGAGGAAGAATGTAAAATGAGCATTGAACAAGAAATCAAAAAGAGCATAGACATACTTAGGCCGCTTCTCCTAAAACAAAATGTAGAAACAAATGTATCTTTCCAGCATACTGGATTAATTAAAGGTGATCCGCATAAGTTTCACCAAGTACTATTAAATATTATTAAAAATAGTATTGAGGCAATGCCAAACGGGGGAAGTGTATTGATAAACACGTCAGAAGAAAATAGGAACATTTACATTTCAATAGCCGATACTGGTCACGGAATGTCAGCTGAACATGTAGCAAGACTTGGTGAACCATATTTTTCATTGAAAGGGCAAAAAGGAACTGGTCTAGGCATGATGGTTGTTTATAAAATTGTTGAAAGTATGAATGGTTCAGTAGAGGTTGAAAGTGAATACCAAACAGGAACGACCATTACATTAATATTTCCGAAAATTCCTTAA
- a CDS encoding 2OG-Fe(II) oxygenase, giving the protein MQKISSISNELKDWILNTLKSGVNPESIVQGMIKKGFDQAFAYSTIIRILNNQAVNTVDREHATYLYETLEIANKGNIISTSEREIKVLLKIDKPYILYLDNVLSHDECNQLIELSKNRLEPSQIIDTYSGERKLAAGRTSKGAYYKLNENNFISKIENRIAEITNHPIVNGEGLQVLNYELGEEYKAHFDYFPSGQIQLENGGQRIATFLMYLNDVEEGGETIFPKIGLSIVPKKGTALYFHYGNSKGQVDRLSLHSSVPVTKGEKWVSTKWIREGMILQ; this is encoded by the coding sequence ATGCAAAAAATTAGCAGCATCTCAAATGAACTTAAAGACTGGATTTTGAATACATTAAAAAGTGGTGTCAATCCTGAATCAATTGTCCAAGGGATGATAAAAAAGGGATTTGATCAAGCCTTTGCCTATTCAACAATTATACGAATATTAAATAATCAAGCTGTTAATACAGTCGATAGAGAACATGCCACTTATTTATATGAAACTCTTGAAATTGCAAATAAGGGGAATATTATTAGCACTAGTGAACGTGAAATAAAGGTTTTATTAAAAATTGATAAGCCGTATATACTTTATCTTGATAATGTTTTGAGTCACGACGAGTGTAATCAACTCATTGAGCTATCAAAAAATCGGTTGGAACCTTCACAAATTATCGATACATATTCTGGTGAGAGAAAGCTAGCAGCAGGAAGAACAAGTAAAGGTGCTTATTATAAGTTAAATGAAAACAATTTTATTTCTAAAATTGAAAATAGGATCGCAGAAATAACCAATCATCCAATCGTTAATGGAGAAGGGCTTCAAGTCTTAAATTATGAGTTAGGGGAGGAGTATAAGGCCCATTTCGATTATTTTCCTTCCGGTCAAATACAATTAGAAAATGGTGGTCAGAGAATTGCGACATTTTTAATGTATTTGAATGATGTAGAAGAAGGAGGCGAAACGATTTTTCCAAAAATCGGTTTGTCAATCGTACCTAAAAAGGGGACAGCTCTCTATTTCCATTACGGAAATAGCAAAGGGCAAGTGGATCGTCTTTCACTTCATAGCAGTGTACCTGTTACAAAAGGAGAAAAATGGGTCTCAACAAAGTGGATTCGAGAAGGAATGATTTTACAATAA
- the thiE gene encoding thiamine phosphate synthase: protein MKANYRLYLVTEESVPVEELLFKVEEAVKGGVTLVQLREKLSSGNLFYEKAKRLKKLLAQYHVPLIINDRVDVALAIDADGVHIGQNDIPLSVVKEIVPDSMIVGVSVSTVEEAREAEKNGADYLGVGAMFPTRSKSDAEELPSGMLDSILENVSIPIVAIGGIQLNNLAEIRDKNIAGIAVVSGIMKADDPFIAAKAFRNSFQ from the coding sequence ATGAAAGCAAACTACAGATTATATTTAGTAACAGAAGAATCCGTTCCTGTCGAAGAACTTCTTTTTAAAGTTGAAGAAGCAGTAAAAGGCGGTGTAACTCTTGTTCAGTTACGTGAGAAATTGAGCTCCGGCAATCTTTTTTATGAAAAAGCGAAAAGGCTGAAGAAATTACTAGCTCAGTATCATGTTCCGCTTATCATAAACGATCGAGTCGATGTGGCTCTAGCAATTGATGCAGATGGTGTTCACATCGGCCAGAATGATATCCCGTTATCTGTAGTAAAAGAAATTGTTCCTGATTCAATGATAGTTGGTGTATCAGTATCAACTGTTGAAGAGGCAAGAGAAGCTGAAAAAAACGGTGCTGATTATCTTGGAGTGGGGGCCATGTTTCCAACCCGATCTAAAAGTGATGCTGAAGAGCTTCCGAGTGGTATGCTAGATTCAATATTAGAAAACGTATCCATTCCTATTGTTGCTATTGGAGGGATACAGTTAAATAATTTAGCAGAGATTCGTGATAAAAATATCGCTGGGATTGCGGTTGTATCAGGAATTATGAAAGCAGATGACCCTTTTATTGCAGCAAAGGCATTTCGCAATTCTTTTCAATAA
- the thiM gene encoding hydroxyethylthiazole kinase, translating into MHELVIKDLLNKMKIQNPLVHHITNNVTINDCANVTLAIGGSPVMATSIDEVADMVNLANALVINFGTIDDQTFDAMILAGKAANEKGIPVIFDPVGVGATPFRTKKAQELLNKVSVSIVRGNATEVYALIGGDAQTRGVDAGKIPLSNEKLALKASKDLKAITVISGKLDVISNGEETKSIENGDIWLTRITGTGCMTTSLIGCFASITNDFFSAAIAGMSVMSLSGERAKTRLNQNDGIGTYRVMLMDEISLITAEIWEEGVRFA; encoded by the coding sequence ATGCATGAATTGGTAATAAAAGATTTATTGAATAAGATGAAAATACAAAATCCCCTCGTACACCATATTACGAACAATGTCACAATAAATGATTGTGCAAATGTCACTTTAGCCATTGGCGGTTCACCCGTCATGGCCACAAGTATCGATGAAGTGGCAGATATGGTTAATCTTGCTAACGCACTTGTCATTAATTTTGGAACGATTGATGATCAAACATTTGATGCTATGATTCTAGCAGGCAAAGCTGCCAATGAAAAAGGTATTCCTGTCATTTTTGACCCAGTCGGTGTCGGTGCTACACCATTTCGGACAAAAAAGGCTCAAGAACTTCTTAATAAAGTGAGTGTATCCATTGTAAGAGGAAATGCCACAGAAGTATATGCACTTATAGGTGGAGATGCACAAACAAGAGGGGTTGATGCTGGAAAAATACCTTTATCCAATGAAAAACTAGCATTAAAAGCATCTAAGGATCTTAAAGCAATTACAGTAATTAGCGGGAAATTAGATGTTATATCAAACGGAGAAGAAACTAAAAGTATAGAAAATGGAGATATCTGGTTAACTCGAATTACGGGTACTGGATGTATGACGACTTCCCTCATTGGCTGTTTTGCTAGTATTACAAATGACTTTTTTTCAGCTGCTATCGCAGGAATGTCAGTTATGAGCTTGTCAGGGGAACGAGCAAAAACAAGACTTAATCAAAATGACGGAATTGGAACATACCGTGTAATGCTGATGGATGAAATCTCGCTCATTACTGCAGAGATTTGGGAAGAAGGGGTGCGTTTTGCATGA
- the thiD gene encoding bifunctional hydroxymethylpyrimidine kinase/phosphomethylpyrimidine kinase, whose protein sequence is MKTALTIAGSDSGGGAGIQADLKVFAAQGVFGMSVITAITAQNTVEVRSVQNIELSIIKDQIEAVFDDIPVDSVKIGMLSSAETVEVVANSLKKYKPNFIVLDPVMVSKGGHHLLQEEAIAALKEQMIPLATVITPNIPEAEVLTGIRIQSEQDQLDVCRAIKVLGAKTVLLKGGHHSGDPNDLFFDGTDFHWIKGERIHTKNTHGTGCTLSSAIAANLAKGVSLKDSIEISKSYITTAIKHSLNLGHGHGPTNHFYELYEKANLVKA, encoded by the coding sequence ATGAAAACAGCACTTACAATCGCGGGTTCTGATTCTGGTGGAGGGGCAGGAATTCAAGCTGATCTAAAAGTATTTGCTGCCCAAGGCGTATTTGGTATGTCAGTCATTACTGCAATAACTGCACAAAACACGGTCGAAGTGCGCTCTGTTCAGAATATCGAACTCTCTATCATTAAGGACCAAATCGAAGCTGTTTTCGATGATATTCCAGTTGATTCTGTAAAAATCGGAATGCTTTCTTCCGCAGAAACAGTTGAAGTTGTTGCAAATTCTTTAAAAAAATATAAACCAAACTTTATCGTACTAGACCCTGTAATGGTTTCAAAAGGCGGGCATCATTTGCTGCAAGAGGAAGCAATTGCCGCACTGAAAGAACAAATGATACCACTTGCGACGGTTATTACACCTAATATTCCGGAAGCCGAAGTATTAACTGGCATCCGTATTCAATCCGAGCAGGATCAGTTGGATGTGTGCAGGGCTATTAAAGTACTAGGGGCAAAAACGGTGCTATTAAAAGGCGGGCATCATAGTGGAGACCCAAATGATTTATTTTTCGATGGAACAGATTTTCATTGGATAAAAGGTGAACGAATTCATACAAAAAATACACATGGAACAGGATGTACACTTTCATCAGCGATTGCTGCTAATTTAGCAAAAGGAGTTTCTCTAAAAGATTCCATTGAAATTTCGAAAAGCTATATTACAACTGCAATCAAGCACAGTCTTAATCTTGGCCATGGTCACGGACCGACAAATCATTTTTATGAACTCTATGAAAAAGCAAATCTAGTAAAAGCCTAA
- the thiW gene encoding energy coupling factor transporter S component ThiW, whose amino-acid sequence MQKTKKLTLTAIIAAITTVSSSFVYIPIGFAKIFPIQHFANVLSAVLLGPWYAVIQAFISSTLRNMLGTGSLFAYPGSMIGAFLAAILYSKTRKIGFAATGEVIGTGILGALATYPIAVLILGQDATLFGFIPAFTLSSFTGAIMGYGLLKVLVRNKAIGGMIHENSTYNRGF is encoded by the coding sequence ATGCAAAAAACTAAAAAGCTCACATTAACCGCAATCATAGCAGCGATCACCACTGTTTCAAGCAGCTTTGTTTATATTCCTATTGGTTTTGCAAAAATCTTCCCTATTCAGCATTTTGCTAATGTGTTATCTGCCGTGTTACTTGGGCCTTGGTATGCAGTTATTCAAGCATTTATTTCTTCAACATTAAGAAATATGCTTGGAACTGGCAGTCTGTTTGCATATCCAGGAAGTATGATCGGGGCATTTTTAGCAGCAATCCTTTATTCAAAAACAAGGAAAATTGGCTTTGCTGCTACAGGCGAAGTGATTGGAACAGGGATTTTAGGTGCACTAGCCACTTATCCTATTGCAGTTCTTATACTAGGACAGGATGCTACATTATTTGGATTTATCCCTGCTTTTACATTGAGTTCATTTACTGGAGCTATCATGGGATATGGATTATTAAAGGTTTTAGTTAGAAATAAAGCAATAGGAGGTATGATACATGAAAACAGCACTTACAATCGCGGGTTCTGA
- a CDS encoding ABC transporter substrate-binding protein — protein MKKIWMNRLLIVVIAIMLVGCSGKTESNKDENKKELEDISIMLDWYPNAVHSAIYVAKEKGYFEDEGLNVKIEMPADTNDPLKLAATGKVDLAISYQNQLLVSRAEDIPVVSIATLVRHSLDAIMYKEESGIKSPKDLEGKKVGYPSASVSEAVVASMVKNDGGDMSKVKMTDVGWDLMPSLATDNVDALIGAYINHEQVLLKKEGYNIETLSLSDYGVPDNYELVLVTGEKTLAKKKESFEKFWRAVTKGHETVKKDPAAGLQILLDHENESFPLDKEVEEESLQVLLPLMEDPKIPFGYQEEAVWQDVADWLYDSKVIQEKVDPKDAFINIVSK, from the coding sequence ATGAAAAAAATATGGATGAATCGTTTATTGATTGTAGTAATTGCTATCATGCTTGTTGGCTGTTCCGGAAAAACCGAGAGCAACAAAGATGAGAATAAAAAGGAGCTTGAAGATATAAGCATCATGCTTGATTGGTATCCGAATGCGGTTCATTCAGCAATATATGTTGCAAAGGAAAAAGGCTATTTTGAAGATGAAGGCCTAAACGTCAAGATTGAAATGCCTGCTGATACAAATGATCCTTTAAAGCTTGCAGCTACTGGTAAAGTAGATTTAGCGATTAGCTATCAGAACCAGCTATTAGTTTCAAGAGCAGAGGACATTCCTGTAGTCTCCATTGCGACACTTGTACGACATTCACTAGATGCAATTATGTATAAAGAAGAAAGTGGAATTAAATCACCTAAAGATTTAGAAGGAAAAAAAGTCGGCTACCCTTCAGCCTCTGTAAGTGAAGCAGTTGTTGCATCAATGGTGAAAAACGATGGCGGTGACATGAGCAAGGTAAAGATGACAGATGTTGGATGGGATTTAATGCCATCCTTAGCTACAGATAATGTAGATGCACTTATCGGTGCCTATATCAATCATGAGCAAGTACTTTTGAAAAAAGAAGGCTACAATATCGAAACTCTTAGTCTCTCAGATTATGGAGTGCCAGATAATTATGAGTTAGTTCTAGTAACAGGCGAAAAAACATTAGCAAAGAAAAAAGAATCCTTTGAAAAGTTTTGGCGTGCAGTAACAAAAGGCCATGAAACTGTAAAAAAAGATCCTGCAGCTGGACTTCAAATATTACTAGATCACGAAAATGAAAGCTTCCCATTAGATAAAGAAGTCGAAGAAGAAAGCTTACAAGTATTACTGCCATTAATGGAGGATCCAAAAATTCCATTTGGGTATCAGGAAGAAGCCGTATGGCAGGATGTTGCAGATTGGCTGTACGATTCGAAAGTAATTCAAGAAAAAGTTGATCCAAAGGATGCATTTATTAATATTGTTTCAAAGTAA
- a CDS encoding ABC transporter permease — translation MKQFKQWLQTYSLFLIFSLIIFILLEYLVRSELIPAFIIPAPTSVITSIIENWKPLFLEHLPATLLEFLIGFVLAVVGGVGLAVGMFFSKLVEKTLYPAVLISQMIPIIALSPIFVLWFGYTIWSKVAVTILISFFPIVVGTYDGLKSSDKEYIELLRSMGATRWHIFKKLNIPMAMSSFFSGLKLAIVYALVGATIGEWLGASEGLGYYSRRMSGNLNSEGVFAAITILTLLGILLFAIISFIEKRILKWKYTD, via the coding sequence ATGAAACAATTTAAACAATGGCTGCAAACATACAGTCTATTTCTCATTTTTTCCCTAATTATTTTTATTTTACTGGAATATCTCGTTCGATCAGAGCTCATTCCTGCCTTTATCATTCCGGCGCCGACGAGTGTAATAACTTCAATTATAGAAAATTGGAAGCCGTTATTTTTAGAGCATTTGCCCGCAACCTTGCTTGAATTTTTAATTGGTTTTGTCTTAGCAGTTGTTGGTGGAGTGGGATTAGCAGTGGGTATGTTTTTTTCAAAATTAGTAGAAAAAACTCTATATCCTGCGGTCTTAATATCACAGATGATCCCTATCATTGCGCTGTCGCCAATTTTTGTTCTCTGGTTTGGTTATACAATTTGGAGCAAGGTTGCTGTGACTATACTAATTTCTTTTTTTCCAATCGTTGTTGGTACATATGATGGACTTAAATCAAGTGATAAGGAATATATCGAATTATTACGTTCGATGGGGGCAACCCGCTGGCATATCTTCAAAAAACTCAATATTCCAATGGCAATGTCCTCTTTTTTCTCAGGGTTAAAGCTTGCAATTGTATATGCCTTAGTCGGAGCGACAATTGGCGAATGGTTAGGAGCAAGTGAAGGGCTTGGATATTACAGCCGTCGAATGTCAGGTAATCTAAATTCTGAGGGAGTATTTGCAGCAATTACCATACTTACTTTGCTTGGCATACTTTTGTTTGCAATCATTTCTTTTATAGAAAAACGAATTTTAAAATGGAAATATACAGATTAA
- a CDS encoding ABC transporter ATP-binding protein, giving the protein MTLVLKNVSYTFRNEANQKNKVISDLNLEVRSGEFVSLIGKSGTGKSTILKLITGLLKQDEGEILINGKAITLGDVGYMPQRDLLLPWRTIIENIMIASEIQKNLQITKEEARDWLDRVGLLAYENALPNQLSGGMRQRAAFLRALLSGKDLLLLDEPFGALDALTKKEMQSWLLSIWQELNKTILFITHDLEEACFLSDRILLLHLDKTLDDIPVNLSRPRHPEMLHEMELITLRHNLEKRIAHETI; this is encoded by the coding sequence ATGACACTCGTGTTAAAAAATGTTTCCTATACATTTAGGAATGAAGCAAATCAAAAAAATAAAGTCATTTCTGATTTAAACTTGGAAGTGAGAAGTGGAGAATTTGTTTCATTAATTGGAAAAAGCGGCACAGGGAAAAGTACGATTTTAAAATTAATTACAGGCCTGCTTAAACAAGATGAAGGAGAAATCCTAATCAATGGAAAAGCAATCACACTTGGGGATGTTGGCTACATGCCACAGCGTGATCTGCTGCTCCCATGGAGAACAATTATAGAGAATATTATGATTGCATCGGAGATTCAAAAGAACTTGCAAATTACGAAAGAAGAAGCGCGAGACTGGCTTGACCGAGTAGGATTACTTGCTTATGAGAATGCGCTTCCGAATCAGTTATCAGGCGGAATGAGGCAGAGGGCGGCATTTTTGCGCGCTCTATTATCGGGAAAGGATTTGTTATTGCTTGATGAACCATTTGGTGCACTAGATGCACTAACAAAAAAAGAAATGCAATCATGGCTATTGTCTATTTGGCAAGAATTAAATAAAACGATTTTATTTATCACACATGATTTAGAGGAAGCATGTTTCTTAAGTGATCGGATTCTTTTATTACATCTGGATAAAACACTTGATGATATTCCTGTAAATCTGTCTCGGCCACGCCACCCTGAAATGCTGCACGAAATGGAGCTTATTACTTTAAGACATAATCTGGAGAAAAGGATTGCCCATGAAACAATTTAA
- the tenA gene encoding thiaminase II translates to MENVKTKKFTERLFENVKPIWEKNHQHPFVQELGKGTLDEEKFIHYMKQDYVYLIDYSKLFAVGVMKAHDLNMMGSFAQTLHETLHFEMELHRQFAAEFGITREELEATKPTPVNLAYTRYMLNVAQNGSLAELVSCLLPCAWDYWEIGKLLRKQYGEHLSTNRYAKWIETYDSEAFGEGAKWLIQLMDELAEGKPERELTILEEHFQMASKYEYLFWDMNYYKQDWPI, encoded by the coding sequence ATGGAAAATGTTAAAACAAAGAAATTCACTGAAAGGCTATTTGAAAATGTAAAGCCAATATGGGAGAAAAATCATCAGCATCCATTTGTACAAGAACTTGGAAAGGGGACGTTAGATGAAGAAAAATTCATTCATTATATGAAGCAAGACTACGTTTATTTAATTGACTATTCAAAGCTTTTTGCGGTAGGAGTAATGAAAGCTCATGATTTAAATATGATGGGGAGTTTCGCACAAACCCTTCATGAGACACTTCATTTTGAAATGGAATTACATCGCCAATTTGCAGCAGAATTCGGAATTACCCGTGAAGAACTTGAAGCAACAAAACCTACACCTGTCAATTTAGCCTATACAAGATATATGTTAAATGTTGCCCAGAATGGCAGTTTAGCAGAGCTTGTATCCTGTTTACTTCCTTGTGCATGGGATTATTGGGAAATCGGCAAATTACTCAGAAAGCAATATGGAGAACATCTCTCAACAAATCGTTATGCTAAATGGATTGAAACATATGATTCGGAAGCATTTGGAGAAGGTGCAAAATGGTTAATTCAGCTGATGGATGAGCTTGCGGAAGGAAAACCTGAGCGTGAACTTACTATCCTTGAGGAGCACTTTCAAATGGCTTCAAAATATGAATACTTATTTTGGGATATGAACTATTACAAACAAGATTGGCCGATCTAA
- a CDS encoding branched-chain amino acid aminotransferase has product MNDYQIEMNLSQSRKQKPAFDNLQFGRNFTDHMFIMDYTEGKGWHDPRIVPYQPITLDPSATIFHYGQTVFEGLKAYQTKDEQILLFRPNKNMERLNRSSARLCMPQIDEELALYGLKQLINVERDWVPNLEGTSLYIRPFIISTEAHLGVSPSLTYQFIIILCPVGAYYKEGINPVKIAVETEYVRAVRGGTGNAKTAGNYASSLKAQEVAGKSGYSQVLWLDGKENKYIEEVGSMNVFFKIDGEVITPELNGSILDGITRDSIILLLKHWNIPVKERKISIEEIYQASKEGKLEEAFGTGTAAVISPIGELFWKEKLLVNNGETGSLSKKLYETLTGIQNGSLVDPFGWRVLV; this is encoded by the coding sequence ATGAACGACTATCAAATTGAAATGAACCTAAGTCAATCAAGAAAACAAAAACCAGCATTTGACAATCTTCAGTTTGGAAGGAACTTCACAGATCATATGTTTATTATGGATTATACGGAAGGAAAAGGCTGGCATGATCCGCGAATTGTTCCTTATCAACCTATTACTTTAGATCCTTCAGCAACAATATTCCATTACGGGCAAACTGTTTTTGAAGGGCTAAAGGCATATCAAACAAAAGATGAGCAAATCCTTCTATTTAGACCTAATAAAAATATGGAAAGATTAAATCGATCAAGCGCTCGCTTGTGTATGCCACAAATTGATGAAGAGCTTGCTCTTTATGGTTTAAAACAATTAATTAATGTTGAAAGAGATTGGGTTCCAAATTTAGAAGGAACATCTCTTTATATTCGTCCTTTCATTATTTCAACAGAAGCACATTTAGGAGTTTCACCTTCATTAACTTATCAATTTATCATTATCTTATGCCCAGTTGGAGCATATTATAAAGAAGGCATTAACCCAGTAAAAATCGCAGTTGAAACGGAATATGTACGTGCGGTTAGAGGCGGAACTGGAAATGCGAAAACGGCAGGTAATTATGCATCTAGCTTAAAAGCTCAGGAAGTTGCGGGCAAATCAGGATATTCACAAGTATTATGGCTAGATGGAAAAGAGAATAAGTATATTGAAGAAGTTGGAAGCATGAACGTATTCTTTAAGATTGATGGAGAAGTTATAACGCCAGAACTTAATGGAAGTATTTTAGATGGAATAACCCGTGATTCAATTATCCTACTATTAAAGCATTGGAATATTCCAGTTAAAGAAAGAAAAATTTCAATTGAAGAAATCTATCAAGCAAGTAAAGAAGGAAAATTAGAAGAAGCTTTCGGAACAGGCACGGCAGCTGTCATTTCACCTATTGGAGAATTATTCTGGAAAGAGAAGCTTCTTGTTAATAACGGAGAAACTGGTTCATTATCAAAAAAATTATATGAGACCTTAACAGGCATACAAAATGGCTCACTAGTCGATCCATTTGGCTGGCGTGTATTAGTATAG
- a CDS encoding response regulator transcription factor: MIRIVIAEDQRMMLGALGSLLNLEEDMEVVGQASTGEEAISLVKKYQPDICIMDIEMPEKTGLEAAEELKITNCKVIILTTFARTGYFQRALKAGVRGYLLKDSPSEELASSIRFVMSGRRIFAPELMDDVYSEENPLTEREKEVLELVADGKNTKEIADELSIKTGTVRNYISQIMDKLEVKNRIEAVTQSKEKGWFK; encoded by the coding sequence ATGATTCGAATTGTTATAGCAGAAGACCAACGAATGATGTTAGGAGCATTAGGTTCTCTGCTTAATCTTGAAGAGGATATGGAAGTAGTTGGACAGGCAAGCACAGGTGAAGAAGCAATTTCACTAGTCAAAAAATATCAGCCTGATATTTGTATTATGGATATCGAAATGCCAGAAAAAACTGGCCTTGAAGCTGCTGAAGAACTTAAAATAACAAACTGCAAAGTAATCATCTTAACAACCTTTGCACGAACTGGTTATTTCCAAAGAGCGTTAAAAGCAGGAGTTAGAGGTTATTTATTAAAGGATAGCCCTAGTGAAGAGTTGGCTAGTTCAATCAGATTTGTCATGTCTGGCAGAAGAATATTCGCTCCGGAATTAATGGATGATGTGTACAGTGAAGAAAACCCATTGACTGAACGAGAAAAAGAAGTACTTGAACTCGTTGCAGATGGGAAAAATACGAAAGAGATCGCCGATGAGTTAAGTATTAAGACTGGCACTGTGAGAAACTATATTTCTCAAATCATGGACAAGCTTGAAGTAAAGAATAGAATTGAAGCCGTTACTCAATCAAAAGAAAAAGGCTGGTTTAAGTAA